The proteins below are encoded in one region of Borrelia hispanica CRI:
- the rdgB gene encoding RdgB/HAM1 family non-canonical purine NTP pyrophosphatase, whose product MKTLFFATSNINKINEVKQILDIPKIKIEIPKNFDIKETGKTFKENSLLKAKALFEILDKKQPVFSEDSGLCIEALNMEPGIYSKRYDQYKLGKKLDNNEKNHLIIDLMKEQNNRTAYFICVISYIAVDGTITNFEGILKGAITLNIDYYQKNGFGYDPIFLTTNNKRLSELNLEEKNKISHRGIAFNKFKKFLMQFLD is encoded by the coding sequence ATGAAAACATTATTCTTTGCAACTAGCAATATAAATAAAATAAACGAAGTGAAACAAATCTTAGATATTCCCAAAATAAAAATAGAAATTCCTAAAAATTTTGATATAAAAGAAACAGGAAAAACATTTAAAGAAAATTCACTATTAAAAGCAAAAGCTTTATTTGAAATTTTAGATAAAAAACAACCTGTCTTTAGTGAAGATTCTGGATTATGCATAGAAGCATTAAATATGGAACCTGGTATTTATTCAAAAAGATATGATCAATATAAATTAGGAAAGAAACTGGACAACAATGAAAAAAATCATCTTATTATAGATTTAATGAAAGAACAAAATAATAGAACAGCATATTTTATATGTGTAATCAGTTATATTGCTGTAGATGGAACAATAACTAATTTTGAAGGCATACTTAAAGGAGCAATTACTCTAAATATTGATTATTATCAAAAAAATGGATTTGGATATGATCCAATATTTTTAACTACAAATAATAAAAGACTAAGCGAATTAAATCTTGAAGAGAAAAACAAAATATCTCACAGAGGAATAGCATTTAACAAATTTAAAAAATTTTTAATGCAATTTTTAGATTAA
- a CDS encoding M23 family metallopeptidase produces the protein MKDKRSFRILSFLKKIDRIFLKIFSSFFKFLSNICSFFKQNISFMIIPHVRGNVKNIKISFFTLFLFCVFFFVIFIGFIFLAVNYVTLKSIVNSTEKNYALAESEIEDFRNTVVEINSVSNNFSKVLDELSSSLRIKENNVGLNRSKLDGDLADFIDLQMLEANSFKELNDLKNVKNTIEGSISPLKNIVRLLHSQNKLLNDIPSLWPIIKGNGIVSLHFGPAIEPFTRQWYIHKGIDIAGVRIGTAIVAAADGEVVRASYQVTGYGNFVQIKHKYGLSTLYAHMSRLNISKGSYVRKGQVIGFLGQTGYSTGPHLHYEVRIGSQVVNPDMYLNLATGASK, from the coding sequence ATGAAAGATAAGAGAAGCTTTAGAATTTTATCATTTTTGAAAAAAATAGATAGGATTTTTTTAAAAATTTTTAGTTCTTTTTTTAAATTTTTGAGTAATATTTGTTCTTTTTTTAAACAAAATATTAGCTTTATGATTATTCCTCATGTTAGAGGGAATGTCAAGAATATAAAAATTTCTTTTTTTACTTTATTTTTGTTTTGTGTATTTTTTTTTGTGATTTTTATAGGATTTATTTTTCTTGCTGTTAATTATGTTACTCTTAAATCTATTGTTAATTCTACTGAAAAAAATTATGCACTTGCAGAGTCTGAGATTGAGGATTTTAGGAATACAGTTGTGGAGATTAATTCTGTTTCTAATAATTTTTCTAAAGTTTTAGATGAGCTTAGTTCTTCTTTAAGAATCAAGGAGAATAATGTTGGTTTAAATAGGAGTAAATTAGATGGAGATCTTGCAGATTTTATTGATTTGCAAATGTTAGAAGCCAATTCATTTAAGGAATTAAATGATCTTAAAAATGTTAAGAACACGATTGAAGGTTCAATTTCTCCTCTTAAGAATATAGTTAGATTGCTTCATTCTCAAAATAAATTATTGAATGATATTCCTTCGCTTTGGCCTATTATTAAAGGAAATGGTATTGTTTCTCTGCATTTTGGTCCAGCTATTGAGCCTTTTACTAGACAGTGGTATATTCATAAGGGAATAGATATTGCAGGGGTTAGAATTGGAACAGCCATTGTTGCAGCTGCTGATGGTGAGGTTGTAAGAGCTAGTTATCAAGTGACAGGTTATGGTAATTTTGTCCAAATTAAACATAAATATGGACTTTCAACTCTTTATGCACATATGTCTCGATTAAATATTTCAAAGGGTTCTTATGTTAGAAAGGGTCAAGTTATTGGTTTTTTGGGGCAAACAGGATATTCGACAGGTCCACATCTTCATTATGAGGTTCGTATAGGATCTCAAGTTGTAAATCCTGATATGTATTTAAATTTGGCTACGGGGGCTTCTAAATAG
- a CDS encoding bactofilin family protein, protein MLNLLVIKRDRKVESSLLSDEVKTVVGKGDFFKGELVSNNFIRVDGDFLGTINSTKRVVIGDTGRVKSNINANEVVVSGIVLGNVHANNKIKVFQSGCIIGNISCRSIEVEEGAIIDGYMNIGIGSLSFSEKDVLIYTGSYKVDENILIEVNKGMKCEDRNKETCIRENDKYLFNDVRKMDED, encoded by the coding sequence ATGTTAAATTTATTGGTTATTAAAAGAGATAGAAAGGTTGAATCTTCTTTATTGAGTGATGAAGTTAAAACGGTTGTTGGGAAAGGCGATTTTTTTAAAGGGGAATTGGTTTCAAATAATTTTATTCGAGTTGATGGTGATTTTTTGGGTACTATTAATTCTACTAAAAGGGTTGTAATTGGGGATACAGGGCGAGTTAAATCAAATATTAATGCAAATGAGGTTGTTGTTTCTGGGATAGTTCTTGGTAATGTGCATGCTAATAATAAAATTAAAGTTTTTCAGTCAGGTTGCATTATTGGTAATATTTCTTGCAGGTCAATTGAAGTTGAAGAGGGTGCAATTATTGATGGATATATGAATATTGGGATAGGAAGTCTTAGTTTTTCTGAAAAAGATGTATTGATTTATACAGGATCTTATAAAGTTGATGAAAATATTTTGATTGAAGTTAATAAGGGAATGAAATGCGAAGATCGAAACAAGGAGACTTGTATTCGTGAAAATGATAAATATTTATTTAATGATGTGAGAAAGATGGATGAAGATTGA
- a CDS encoding YaaR family protein, translated as MKIDNLVSGALNLDLKDYKASKKKINSTKTNIFSAIFKSELVKEDKHLIILENGEFNFELIKDMLAEINDIGEKLLSEPSRQNVIFYKKTIGEFLSVVLSYSISLKEQKGGSNGEFKRPKYRIIKIINEKLDKFAYSVLQNQVSQFKLLSSLEEIQGLLVNLFR; from the coding sequence ATGAAGATTGATAATTTAGTTTCGGGTGCTTTGAATCTTGATTTGAAGGACTATAAGGCTTCTAAGAAGAAGATTAATTCTACTAAAACAAATATTTTTTCTGCAATATTTAAATCTGAACTTGTAAAAGAAGATAAACATTTGATTATTCTTGAAAATGGTGAATTTAATTTTGAGTTAATTAAAGATATGTTAGCTGAAATTAACGATATTGGCGAAAAGTTGTTAAGCGAACCTTCGCGTCAGAATGTTATTTTTTATAAAAAAACTATAGGTGAATTTTTATCTGTTGTTTTATCTTATTCTATTTCGCTTAAAGAGCAAAAAGGAGGTAGTAATGGTGAATTTAAGAGACCTAAATACCGCATTATTAAAATTATTAATGAAAAGCTTGATAAATTTGCTTATTCTGTTTTGCAAAATCAGGTTTCTCAATTTAAGCTTCTAAGCAGTCTTGAAGAAATTCAAGGATTGCTTGTAAATTTATTTAGATGA
- a CDS encoding glycerol-3-phosphate dehydrogenase/oxidase has protein sequence MLEHKKKVLGDIDNQEFDLIIIGGGATGLGISVDSITRGYKTLLIEKNDYAKGTSSRSTKLIHGGVRYLAQFNLPLVKEALYEQALLEVNAPHLVNKCAFITPMYNILSIPYYYLGLSWYHNLLGKHKKHKYKTRLLSKSETIKKIPNIKTKGLKCSVLYYDDLFDDARMAISMLRTFINKGGNAFNYTELTKFIKKNGKISGAIIRDTITGKQITVKSKCIINATGIFSDKIRKLDDINAPNIIKPSQGTHLIIKKEKLNTQYAMLMPKTDDKRILFTVPWYDIIICGSTDIAIDKIEEEPKRLDSEIEFLLNNMNNYLNIKINRNDILSTYAGIRPLITDPKGQQNTSKISRNEKIFISNSNLITIAGGKYTTYRKMAEKALTKAINEKLIPAAMPITENLKIHGYMKREEINKIPEHFRVYGSDFQYLSKMKEFKNKIHKELPLNEAQIIFAIEFEQAKTVEDVLSRRTRSLLLNAKATIEATPKVAEIMMHKLEKSETWKNEQIKNFKKVAKKYLI, from the coding sequence ATGCTAGAACATAAAAAAAAAGTATTAGGGGATATTGATAATCAAGAGTTTGACTTAATAATAATTGGTGGAGGAGCAACAGGCCTTGGCATCAGTGTAGATTCGATTACAAGAGGATACAAAACCCTACTTATAGAAAAAAATGACTATGCAAAAGGCACATCTTCTCGATCAACTAAATTAATACATGGAGGCGTCAGATATTTAGCACAATTTAACTTACCCTTGGTAAAAGAGGCTCTGTATGAACAAGCTTTACTTGAAGTAAATGCCCCTCACTTAGTAAATAAGTGTGCATTTATTACACCCATGTATAATATTTTAAGTATTCCTTATTACTATTTAGGACTCAGTTGGTATCACAACCTTCTTGGCAAACATAAAAAACACAAGTATAAAACAAGATTGTTATCAAAATCAGAAACAATAAAAAAAATACCAAACATTAAAACCAAAGGTCTTAAATGTTCTGTTTTATACTATGATGACTTATTTGATGATGCCAGAATGGCAATTAGCATGCTTAGAACTTTTATTAATAAAGGAGGAAATGCTTTTAATTATACAGAACTTACAAAATTTATCAAAAAAAACGGCAAAATATCTGGTGCTATTATTCGAGACACAATAACTGGCAAACAAATTACTGTTAAGAGTAAATGTATAATAAATGCAACTGGTATCTTTTCAGATAAAATTAGAAAATTAGATGATATTAATGCTCCTAACATCATAAAGCCTTCTCAAGGAACTCATCTGATAATTAAAAAAGAAAAACTAAATACACAATATGCAATGCTAATGCCTAAGACAGATGATAAGAGAATTTTATTCACCGTACCTTGGTATGATATCATTATCTGTGGAAGTACAGATATAGCAATAGATAAAATCGAAGAAGAACCTAAAAGATTAGATAGTGAAATTGAATTTTTATTAAACAACATGAACAATTATTTAAATATTAAAATAAATAGAAATGATATTCTAAGCACATATGCAGGAATTAGACCATTAATAACAGACCCTAAAGGACAACAAAATACCTCTAAAATATCAAGAAATGAGAAAATATTCATATCAAACTCAAATCTCATCACAATTGCCGGGGGCAAATATACTACCTATAGAAAGATGGCTGAAAAAGCTTTAACAAAAGCAATAAACGAAAAATTAATACCTGCAGCAATGCCAATAACAGAAAATTTAAAAATACACGGATATATGAAACGAGAAGAAATCAACAAAATACCAGAACACTTTAGAGTCTATGGAAGTGATTTTCAATATCTAAGTAAAATGAAAGAATTTAAAAATAAAATTCATAAAGAATTACCATTAAATGAAGCTCAAATAATTTTTGCCATTGAATTTGAACAAGCAAAAACCGTTGAAGATGTTTTATCCAGAAGAACAAGATCACTACTCCTCAATGCAAAAGCAACAATCGAAGCTACACCAAAAGTTGCTGAAATTATGATGCATAAACTTGAAAAATCTGAAACTTGGAAAAATGAGCAAATCAAAAACTTTAAAAAAGTAGCAAAAAAATATTTAATCTAA
- the glpQ gene encoding glycerophosphodiester phosphodiesterase: protein MKFKLIMFAISTVLIISCTKENAKINKKSALIIAHRGASGYLPEHTLEAKAYAHALGADYIEQDIVLTKDDIPIVMHDPELDTTTNVAKLFPGRARENGKYYSVDFTLAEIKSLSLSERFDPETQQTIYPNRFPATEYDFKIPTLEEEIKFIQGLNKSTGKNIGIYPEIKKPLWHKQQGKDISKIVIEILNKYGYKSKEDKIYLQTFDFDEVKRIREELGYQGKLIMLIGENDWEEAPTDYEYIKSEEGMAEVAKYADGIGPWIPQIIINGQITGLTSLAHKYNMQVHPYTFRIDALPSYVTDPNELLELLFVKAKVDGLFTDFIDTLIKFMQ from the coding sequence ATGAAATTCAAATTAATAATGTTTGCAATAAGTACTGTTCTTATCATTTCTTGTACAAAAGAAAATGCAAAAATAAATAAAAAATCAGCATTAATTATAGCTCACAGAGGTGCAAGCGGATATTTACCAGAACATACATTAGAAGCCAAAGCATACGCTCATGCCTTAGGCGCTGATTATATAGAACAAGATATTGTTTTAACAAAAGATGATATCCCTATAGTAATGCACGATCCTGAACTGGACACAACAACAAATGTTGCAAAGCTGTTTCCAGGAAGAGCTAGAGAAAACGGAAAATATTACTCCGTAGATTTCACATTAGCAGAAATCAAATCACTAAGCCTTAGCGAAAGATTTGATCCAGAAACACAACAAACAATATATCCTAATCGTTTTCCTGCAACGGAATATGATTTTAAAATTCCAACTCTAGAAGAAGAAATAAAATTCATACAAGGACTAAACAAAAGCACAGGAAAAAATATTGGTATTTATCCTGAAATCAAAAAACCACTGTGGCATAAACAACAGGGTAAAGACATATCTAAAATAGTAATAGAAATTTTAAATAAATATGGATATAAATCAAAAGAAGATAAAATTTATCTTCAAACATTTGATTTTGACGAAGTAAAAAGAATAAGAGAAGAACTTGGATATCAAGGAAAATTAATAATGCTTATTGGAGAAAATGACTGGGAAGAAGCACCAACAGATTATGAATACATTAAGTCAGAAGAAGGTATGGCTGAAGTTGCAAAATATGCTGATGGAATCGGACCTTGGATACCCCAAATCATAATTAACGGGCAAATCACAGGTCTTACAAGTTTAGCGCATAAATATAACATGCAGGTTCATCCTTACACATTCAGAATTGATGCATTGCCTTCATATGTAACAGATCCAAATGAATTATTAGAATTGCTATTTGTAAAAGCTAAAGTAGATGGTCTATTTACAGACTTTATTGACACATTAATAAAGTTTATGCAATAA
- the glpT gene encoding glycerol-3-phosphate transporter, with protein MKKIFNFLKPAPHIQRVEKELEESLYKKLRLQIFISIIVGYAGFYLTRKIFSFVMPELEKEGLNKSQLGIILSGVSIAYGFSKFIMGNVSDRSNPRYFLSLGLSLTAAISIIFGILPWSSINTSIAIVLMFILMFANGWIQGMGWPACGRTMVHWWSKKERGIIVATWNVSHNIGAGIAGIISAQALFYFNEWQAVLYVPAFIVIIIAIFVLITLKDTPQSVGLPPIEEYKNDYPDNHTEDAEQELNAKEIFIKHVLNNKLLWYIAIANAFVYFIRYGILDWAPTYLAQVRNFSIKNSGWAYSLYEFSAIPGTLLAGWMSDKVFNGRRSETGIIFMTATLIAIIIYWQLPENTPTLTTVLLAIIGFLIYGPVMLIGLHALDLAPKKAAGTAAGFTGLFGYIGGSVTASAITGFVLQYFSWDVYFYLLMISCIFAITFIALTLKKEKNNGNK; from the coding sequence ATGAAAAAGATATTTAATTTTCTAAAACCAGCGCCTCACATACAAAGGGTAGAAAAAGAATTAGAAGAATCATTATATAAAAAATTAAGATTACAAATATTTATTTCAATAATTGTTGGATATGCTGGATTCTATTTAACAAGAAAGATTTTTTCATTTGTAATGCCAGAACTTGAAAAAGAAGGTTTAAATAAAAGTCAACTAGGAATCATTTTATCTGGAGTCTCAATTGCATATGGATTTTCTAAATTCATTATGGGAAATGTCTCAGATCGAAGTAATCCTAGATATTTTCTATCACTAGGATTATCCTTAACAGCAGCAATCAGTATTATATTTGGAATATTGCCATGGAGTTCAATTAATACCTCAATTGCTATAGTATTAATGTTCATTTTAATGTTTGCAAATGGATGGATTCAAGGCATGGGATGGCCAGCATGTGGCAGAACAATGGTTCATTGGTGGTCAAAAAAAGAAAGGGGAATAATTGTTGCTACTTGGAATGTATCTCATAATATAGGAGCAGGAATAGCTGGTATAATATCTGCACAAGCTTTATTTTACTTTAATGAATGGCAAGCCGTACTCTATGTACCAGCATTTATAGTAATAATAATTGCAATATTTGTACTAATTACACTAAAAGACACTCCTCAATCCGTAGGATTACCCCCAATTGAAGAATATAAAAACGATTATCCTGACAACCATACAGAAGATGCAGAACAAGAACTTAATGCAAAAGAAATATTTATCAAACATGTACTGAATAATAAGCTACTATGGTATATAGCCATTGCTAATGCATTTGTATATTTTATAAGATATGGAATACTAGATTGGGCACCAACATATCTTGCACAGGTTAGAAACTTTTCTATAAAAAATTCAGGATGGGCATATTCCCTTTATGAATTTTCAGCTATCCCTGGAACACTACTTGCCGGATGGATGTCTGACAAGGTATTTAACGGAAGAAGGTCTGAAACTGGAATAATATTTATGACTGCCACTCTTATTGCAATAATTATATACTGGCAATTACCAGAAAATACTCCAACACTTACAACCGTTTTACTAGCAATAATAGGATTTTTAATCTATGGACCTGTTATGCTTATAGGTCTTCATGCACTTGATCTTGCACCTAAAAAAGCTGCTGGTACTGCTGCAGGATTTACGGGATTATTTGGATATATAGGCGGCTCTGTTACTGCTAGTGCCATTACAGGTTTTGTATTGCAATACTTTAGTTGGGATGTTTACTTTTATTTATTGATGATTTCATGCATATTTGCAATAACATTTATAGCATTAACATTAAAAAAAGAAAAAAATAATGGAAATAAATAA
- the glpK gene encoding glycerol kinase GlpK produces MKYILSIDQGTTSSRAIIFDRNANIKGFAQKDFAQIYPHPSWVEHNPNEIWSSLLKIIAEALANARTHPNEIATIGITNQRETTIIWDRYTSQPIYNAIVWQDRRTAKICDELKTQGKDKIFLEKTGLVLDPYFSGTKIKWILDNVSQARERAEKGELCFGTIDTWIIWNLTKGKIHITDYSNASRTLLLNINSLNWDDDLLQILNIPKPILPELKQSSEIYGKIDSSIMGTEINISGIAGDQFAATFGQSCLQKGMAKNTYGTGCFTTVNIGHKPIINEQKILTSIAWVKNNITTYVFEGSIFIGGAVIQWLRDNLELFKKSSDAEILAASVNNNGGIYFVPAFVGLGTPHWDPYARGTIIGLTRSSTKEHITRAALESIAFQSFDVLTEMKNSIKGFDIKELRVDGKASQNNLLMQFQADILQCNVVRPKITETTALGAAYLAGLAIGYWENTEEITSLWKSDKIFEPLMKQSKREDLIYNWHKATNRAKSWIE; encoded by the coding sequence ATGAAATATATTTTATCCATAGATCAAGGAACAACTAGCTCAAGAGCAATAATCTTTGACAGAAATGCAAATATAAAAGGATTTGCACAAAAAGATTTTGCACAAATTTATCCTCATCCAAGTTGGGTTGAACACAATCCAAATGAAATATGGAGTTCTCTACTAAAAATAATAGCAGAAGCATTAGCAAATGCACGAACTCATCCCAATGAAATTGCAACAATCGGAATTACAAATCAAAGAGAAACAACTATTATTTGGGATCGCTATACAAGCCAACCAATTTATAATGCAATAGTTTGGCAAGACAGAAGAACAGCAAAAATTTGCGATGAACTTAAAACACAGGGCAAAGACAAAATTTTCTTAGAAAAAACAGGTCTTGTACTAGATCCTTATTTTAGTGGAACAAAAATAAAATGGATACTGGATAACGTTTCACAAGCTAGAGAACGAGCAGAAAAAGGAGAATTATGTTTTGGCACAATAGATACTTGGATAATTTGGAATCTTACCAAAGGCAAAATACATATTACAGATTATTCAAATGCATCAAGAACTTTACTTTTAAATATTAATTCTCTTAATTGGGATGACGATCTATTACAAATCTTAAACATTCCAAAACCAATTTTACCTGAACTTAAACAAAGTTCGGAAATATATGGGAAAATTGACTCTTCCATAATGGGAACAGAAATCAACATTTCAGGAATTGCAGGAGATCAATTTGCAGCAACATTTGGACAATCATGTCTTCAAAAAGGAATGGCAAAAAACACTTATGGCACCGGTTGTTTTACTACAGTTAATATAGGACACAAACCTATAATTAATGAACAAAAAATACTAACATCAATTGCATGGGTAAAAAACAATATAACAACTTATGTTTTTGAGGGAAGTATTTTCATTGGCGGAGCTGTAATTCAATGGCTAAGAGATAATTTAGAACTATTTAAAAAAAGCAGTGATGCAGAAATACTAGCTGCTTCAGTAAATAATAATGGGGGTATTTATTTCGTACCAGCATTTGTAGGCCTTGGAACACCTCATTGGGACCCCTATGCCAGAGGAACAATTATTGGACTTACAAGAAGTTCAACAAAAGAACACATTACAAGAGCCGCTCTTGAAAGCATTGCCTTTCAAAGCTTTGATGTATTAACTGAAATGAAAAACTCAATTAAAGGTTTTGACATTAAAGAATTAAGGGTTGATGGTAAAGCTAGTCAAAATAATTTACTCATGCAATTTCAAGCTGATATTTTACAATGTAATGTTGTAAGACCAAAAATCACAGAAACAACAGCTCTTGGCGCTGCATATTTGGCAGGACTTGCCATAGGATATTGGGAAAACACAGAAGAGATTACAAGTCTTTGGAAATCAGATAAAATATTTGAACCTCTAATGAAACAAAGTAAAAGAGAAGACTTAATTTATAATTGGCACAAAGCCACAAATAGAGCAAAATCTTGGATTGAATAA
- a CDS encoding MIP/aquaporin family protein, with the protein MVYTRTKEFISEFLGTFILLSIGTGSVAMTTLFPSNPTIAGEIINGGYTNIVFGWGLGVTFGVYTAAKISGAHLNPAISLGLATIGKFPKSKLCYYIPAQILGAFSGALMTLIVFYPKWIEIDPKFEITQGIMSTFPAIPGFWPGFIDQIFGTFLLMFLVLVVGKFIKEDIQNPFFPFIIGAIVLAIGISFGGMNGYAINPARDLGPRILLLIAGFKNHGFNDINVLIIPILGPIIGANIGAIVYKLTLKDKK; encoded by the coding sequence ATGGTTTATACAAGAACTAAAGAATTTATCTCAGAATTTTTAGGAACATTTATTTTACTCTCAATAGGGACAGGTTCTGTAGCTATGACAACATTATTTCCATCAAACCCCACTATAGCTGGAGAAATAATAAATGGTGGATACACAAATATAGTGTTTGGATGGGGTTTAGGTGTAACATTTGGGGTTTACACCGCTGCAAAAATCAGTGGCGCTCATCTAAATCCTGCAATCAGTCTTGGACTGGCAACTATTGGTAAATTTCCAAAATCAAAACTTTGTTACTATATTCCAGCTCAAATACTTGGAGCATTCTCTGGCGCATTAATGACACTTATCGTATTTTATCCCAAATGGATAGAAATAGATCCTAAATTTGAAATCACCCAGGGAATCATGTCAACTTTTCCCGCTATTCCTGGTTTTTGGCCTGGATTTATTGATCAAATATTTGGAACATTTTTATTAATGTTTTTAGTCTTAGTTGTTGGCAAATTTATAAAAGAAGATATTCAAAATCCATTTTTCCCTTTCATCATTGGAGCAATAGTTCTAGCCATTGGAATAAGTTTTGGAGGCATGAATGGTTATGCTATTAACCCAGCAAGAGACTTAGGCCCAAGAATATTATTATTAATAGCTGGATTTAAAAATCATGGTTTTAACGACATTAATGTACTTATAATCCCCATATTGGGACCTATCATTGGTGCTAACATAGGTGCCATAGTTTATAAACTAACATTAAAAGACAAAAAATGA
- a CDS encoding deoxynucleoside kinase has protein sequence MVIVIEGLIGVGKTTLGHILSLDLKIPFYRELNNEFTLSMLDEFYKDKFRWAFPMQISFLNERFKLIKSVFKTKGKGILDRSIYSDCVFASFLNDNGYISDNEYKIYLDLLDNMLEHAKKPELMIYLDCSIAEAENRIKKRNRSCETSISKDYLEKLNDKYLSWYDNYDLSPKLMFNYDKIDIFDDREKSNLLTFIKDKLVI, from the coding sequence TTGGTAATTGTAATTGAGGGATTAATAGGTGTAGGGAAGACTACGCTTGGACATATTTTATCTTTAGATCTTAAAATTCCTTTTTATCGTGAGTTAAATAATGAATTTACATTGTCTATGTTAGATGAGTTTTATAAGGATAAATTTAGATGGGCTTTTCCAATGCAAATTAGTTTTTTGAATGAAAGATTTAAACTTATAAAGAGTGTGTTCAAAACTAAAGGAAAAGGGATACTCGATAGATCTATTTATAGTGATTGTGTTTTTGCTTCTTTTTTGAATGATAATGGATATATTTCTGATAATGAGTATAAGATATATCTTGATTTACTTGATAATATGTTAGAACATGCTAAAAAACCTGAATTGATGATATATCTTGATTGTAGTATTGCTGAGGCTGAGAATCGTATTAAGAAAAGAAATAGAAGTTGTGAGACGAGTATTTCAAAAGATTATCTTGAAAAACTTAATGATAAATACTTAAGTTGGTATGATAATTATGATTTGTCTCCCAAATTAATGTTTAATTATGATAAAATAGATATTTTTGATGATAGAGAGAAAAGCAATCTACTTACTTTTATTAAAGATAAACTTGTAATATAA